A genome region from Carya illinoinensis cultivar Pawnee chromosome 2, C.illinoinensisPawnee_v1, whole genome shotgun sequence includes the following:
- the LOC122301938 gene encoding uncharacterized protein LOC122301938 encodes MNRRRKSKKCNFLDKSQTWWTTNCSAPARNLRKSDLGGVIFGCKNNTIEECYSEQLFGLPRPHFSYVKNVSIGLPLFLFNYSYRKLHGIFEAASQGQLDIRPYGWTQYGSDTPFPAQVKIRILMPCHPLLEDQFRTVISSNYYEPRLFWFELDRDQTKDLISLFSASPLAVSTSIPSNTHKRNSVFKASYVQEVGFTETPASEWNAHPDQISAEWQCYDAPGLFGTGTLIGENVAEKDEEPGEHDRTYASVARCAGLSFRQKKWSALFKSSDTSTVGNEAVDFKATALELNLPCIAPCLDGGSNLSEAPADDSVRHNEQTHRIEAKYSSCDAPCLDVDGKFSKVCTDERAAEIGSKENIHFRPTGECSSFSVMTKEMSSKHKRGEEKGRCGMASDDICFPEAPIVLESKSSELESAVAEIESRRGIQSVKDQYKILECGPFPKTGLVTEKEYGSSDEPCSDLDVKVLIVGGYDGSLWPSALGCYYPSRDLMESLSPMNFIRSHASAAELNGDLYLFGGVYNNSWYDTVESYNPISNQWVNRPSLNQKKGRLAGISLNQKIFAIGGGNGVQCFSEVEMFDPYVGRWIPGQSMRCKRFDASAVEINGTIYVTGGRNEKVYLKLPSYLRSAERFDPREHLWTRLGKMSTKKSGHSLFVLNEKLYAVGGHDGNRMVSSVEVFDPRAGSWMTGESLTCSRGCFGAVVIADSLYVIRGLNENEEVLDTVECYKEGRGWALTNLRGVGKICAFSAVVM; translated from the exons ATGAACAGGAGGAGGAAGTCAAAGAAATGCAATTTTCTGGATAAATCTCAAACTTGGTGGACGACGAATTGCAGTGCTCCTGCAAGGAATCTAAGGAAGAGCGACCTAGGTGGAGTTATCTTTGGTTGCAAGAATAACACAATCGAAGAATGTTATTCTGAACAGTTGTTTG GATTACCGCGTCCACATTTCTCGTATGTAAAGAATGTGAGCATTGGTTTGCCGCTTTTCTTATTCAATTACAGCTATAGGAAACTTCATGGTATCTTCGAGGCCGCAAGCCAGGGACAGTTGGATATTAGACCTTATGGATGGACTCAATACGGTTCAGATACTCCATTTCCTGCACAG GTCAAGATTCGAATCCTGATGCCGTGCCATCCATTGCTAGAAGACCAGTTCAGAACTGTAATTTCTAGTAACTACTATGAACCAAGACTGTTTTGGTTTGAACTAGACCGAGATCAAACAAAAGACTTGATCTCATTGTTTTCAGCTTCGCCACTTGCTGTGAGTACTTCCATCCCAAGCAATACACATAAGAGGAATAGTGTATTCAAAGCTTCATACGTCCAGGAAGTTGGCTTCACTGAGACACCTGCATCAGAATGGAATGCTCATCCAGACCAGATCAGTGCAGAATGGCAATGTTACGATGCTCCTGGTCTGTTTGGCACAGGAACTCTCATTGGTGAAAATGTTGCAGAAAAGGATGAGGAACCAGGAGAACATGATCGAACTTATGCTTCTGTGGCGAGATGTGCAGGGCTTTCCTTTCGACAAAAGAAGTGGAGTGCCTTGTTTAAAAGTTCAGACACTTCTACTGTAGGGAATGAAGCCGTAGATTTTAAGGCAACAGCTTTAGAGCTGAACCTTCCATGTATTGCACCTTGTTTGGATGGCGGGAGTAATCTTTCCGAAGCTCCTGCAGATGATTCAGTAAGGCATAATGAACAAACTCATAGGATTGAAGCCAAGTA CTCTTCATGTGATGCACCTTGTTTGGACGTAGACGGTAAGTTTTCGAAAGTTTGTACAGATGAGCGTGCAGCAGAAATAGGTAGCAAGGAAAATATACACTTCAGACCAACTGGTGAATGCTCCTCATTTTCAGTCATGACAAAGGAGATGTCATCAAAGCATAAGCGTGGGGAAGAAAAGGGGAGATGCGGGATGGCATCAGATGATATTTGCTTTCCAGAAGCACCAATTGTTTTAGAATCGAAATCCTCTGAACTTGAGTCTGCTGTGGCTGAG ATTGAATCAAGAAGAGGAATTCAAAGTGTAAAAGATCAATACAAGATTTTGGAATGTGGGCCATTTCCTAAAACTGGATTAGTTACTGAAAAAGAATACGGATCAAGTGATGAACCTTGTTCAGACCTTGATGTGAAAGTGCTTATTGTTGGAGGATATGATGGGTCTCTGTGGCCATCAGCTTTGGGGTGTTATTATCCTTCTCGTGATCTTATGGAATCCCTTAGTCCAATGAATTTCATACGTTCACATGCCTCAGCAGCAGAGCTAAACGGTGACCTCTACTTGTTTGGTGGTGTATATAATAATTCGTGGTATGATACAG ttgAATCATACAACCCAATAAGCAATCAGTGGGTTAATAGACCTTCACTTAATCAAAAGAAAGGAAGACTAGCTGGAATTTCTCTAAATCAGAAAATTTTTGCAattggtggtggaaatggtgtTCAATGTTTCTCAGAGGTGGAAATGTTTGATCCATACGTAGGAAGGTGGATCCCTGGTCAGTCAATGAGATGCAAG AGATTTGATGCCTCAGCAGTAGAAATTAATGGCACGATCTATGTTACTGGAGGACGTAATGAAAAGGTTTACTTGAAG TTACCCTCCTATCTCAGATCAGCAGAAAGATTTGATCCTCGAGAACATTTGTGGACCAGACTTGGGAAAATGTCCACGAAGAAATCGGGCCATTCATTGTTTGTTCTGAATGAGAAACT ATATGCTGTAGGCGGCCATGATGGAAATAGGATGGTCTCATCTGTTGAGGTTTTTGACCCTCGTGCTGGTTCATGGATGACGGGTGAATCCTTGACTTGTTCGAGGGGATGCTTTGGTGCTGTTGTAATTGCAGATTCTCTGTATGTCATTAGGGGATTAAATGAAAATGAGGAAGTATTGGACACG GTGGAATGTTATAAGGAGGGACGTGGATGGGCATTGACAAATCTTAGAGGCGTTGGAAAAATATGCGCTTTCTCTGCTGTCGTCATGTAA
- the LOC122301939 gene encoding universal stress protein PHOS32-like has product MGLCAWRQDYLNIRTRNIKQVNISSNKWAVDNMVRDGEHLILVTVCPEGNYEEGEIQFWEATGSPLIPLSDFSDPIIMKKYGVKCDPETLDIVNTAAMQKHIMVILKIYWGDAREKICEAIDKIPLSCLVIGNRGMGKLKRAILGSVSNYVVNNGSCPVTVVKQVEHEH; this is encoded by the exons ATGGGACTGTGCGCTTGGAGGCAAGATTATTTAAACATCAGAACAAGAAACATCAAGCAAG TGAATATTTCTTCTAACAAATGGGCAGTGGACAACATGGTACGCGATGGGGAACACCTTATACTAGTTACTGTATGCCCCGAAGGGAACTATGAGGAGGGCGAGATACAGTTCTGGGAAGCCACCGGTTCCCCTTTAATCCCTCTAAGTGATTTCTCCGATCCTATCATTATGAAGAAGTATGGAGTGAAGTGTGACCCTGAGACCCTAGACATTGTAAACACTGCTGCTATGCAAAAACATATTATGGTGATCTTGAAGATCTACTGGGGAGATGCTCGCGAGAAGATATGTGAAGCAATTGATAAAATTCCTCTAAGCTGCCTTGTTATAGGAAACAGAGGTATGGGCAAGCTTAAGAGGGCCATATTAGGTAGTGTGAGCAACTATGTGGTGAATAATGGTTCTTGTCCTGTTACAGTAGTGAAGCAGGTGGAGCATGAACACTAG
- the LOC122301543 gene encoding biotin carboxyl carrier protein of acetyl-CoA carboxylase, translated as MESSAVLRSFHCSVGTTSQARSFLERPSPVPIYNASWPIPSKSCSQGLTVSGKLVFSSTKQKGMVVLSAKTSEAMETSKFDDTVVKGSLEEKAPFSATFPNELEALVLEVCDETEVAELKLKVGDFEMHLKRNIGATKAPMSGISPVIPPPIPTKPMVESAPVIPSPSPTKASSPFTNVPEEKSSKLAALEASGSSAYVLVSSPTVGSFRRGRTVKGKKQPPICKEGDLIKEGQVIGYLDQFGTELPVKSDKAGEVLKLLFDDGEAVGYGDPLIALLPSFHGIQ; from the exons ATGGAGTCCTCCGCTGTTCTCCGATCTTTTCact GTTCCGTAGGGACTACTTCGCAGGCACGCTCCTTCCTTGAGAGGCCTAGTCCGGTACCTATATATAATGCCAGCTGGCCTATTCCAAGTAAATCGTGCAGCCAAGGCTTGACAGTTAGTGGGAAGCTTGTTTTTTCATCTACAAAGCAGAAGGGAATGGTAGTACTATCTGCGAAGACGTCTGAAGCCATGGAAACATCTAAGTTCGATG ATACTGTTGTCAAAGGCTCATTGGAGGAGAAAGCTCCATTCAGTGCTACTTTTCCTAACGAATTAGAG GCACTGGTACTAGAGGTCTGTGACGAGACAGAAGTTGCTGAGCTGAAACTAAAG GTTGGAGATTTTGAAATGCATCTGAAGCGGAACATTGGAGCCACAAAAGCTCCCATGTCTGGAATTTCACCCGTTATACCACCACCTATTCCAACTAAACCCATGGTTGAATCAGCACCAGTTATTCCATCACCATCACCAACAAAAGCTTCCAGTCCATTTACAAATGTTCCCGAAGAGAAGTCTTCAAAGTTAGCAGCCCTAGAGGCTTCTGGATCAAGTGCATATGTCTTAGTATCATCCCCAACG GTTGGGTCATTTAGAAGGGGCAGAACTGTGAAAGGGAAGAAGCAACCTCCTATTTGTAAAGAG GGTGATCTAATAAAGGAAGGACAAGTAATTGGATATTTGGATCAGTTTGGCACTGAACTTCCCGTGAAG TCAGATAAGGCAGGAGAAGTATTAAAGCTCCTTTTTGATGATGGAG AAGCAGTTGGTTACGGAGACCCTCTGATTGCCCTCTTGCCATCGTTTCATGGCATCCAGTGA
- the LOC122301545 gene encoding uncharacterized protein LOC122301545 — protein MESSEGQQSQIRMPLAQVVSDCAKRWFQDALKEAKAGDSAMQVLVGQMYYSGYGVSRDPRKGHTWINRASKSRVLVWNVSDKHPGYNASDSDSGGLKGDEK, from the exons ATGGAGAGCTCAGAGGGGCAGCAGAGTCAAATTCGGATGCCGCTGGCCCAGGTCGTCTCGGACTGTGCGAAGCGATGGTTCCAGGACGCGCTCAAGGAGGCCAAGGCCGGTGATAGCGCTATGCAGGTCCTCGTCGGCCAGATGTACTACAGTGGCTATGGTGTCTCCAGAGACCCTCGAAAG GGACACACTTGGATTAATAGAGCTTCAAAAAGTCGGGTTTTAGTTTGGAACGTAAGCGATAAACATCCAG GTTACAATGCAAGTGACTCAGATTCAGGTGGATTGAAGGGAGATGAAAAATAA